GGGCAGTTCGGCGCTGACATCGGAGACGAGCTGGTGGATCGTCGGAAAGCTTTCGACGCGGAACAGGTCGGGCACCGCGACCGATCCGGGCACCGCCACGCGCGACAGGTCGTTGCGGATTAGGTCGACGATCATCAGATTTTCGGCGCGCTGCTTGGGGTCGTCGGCAAGGTCGCGCGCGGCCGCCGCGTCGGCTTCCGGATCGGCAAGCCGCGCCGCGGTTCCCTTCATCGGCCGCGCCATCACCCGCCCATCGCGCAGCGCGAAAAAGAGTTCGGGCGAGTGCGAGACGATCGCCCGATCGCCCGTCCAGATCACCCCGCCATAACCCGCGCGCGCCGCGTGCCTTAGCCGCGCATGCACAGCAAGCGGGTTGCCGTATAGCGGCACGTCGGCGCGAAACGTGTAATTCGCCTGATAGATATCGCCCGCCCGGATCAACTCCAGCACCGCCTCGATCGCCGCCAGATACTCGGTGCGCGCAACGCGCGGCCGCGGCTTGCCGGTCCATGCCGATGCCGGATCAGGAAGCAGGCCGGGGATCCGGTCGGCAGCGATGCGCGTGACCTTTTCGAACAGGCCGAACCAGCCGAGCGGCATGTCGCCCGTTTCGGCATCGACCGCCCCGCGCCACGCGGGCGCGAGCGCCTTTCCCGCCTCGTATGACAGATAGCCCGCGGCATGCAGCCCGCGCGCCTGCGCGGCTTCGAGCGCGGACAGCAACGCCGGAACGTCGGCCGCCGTCCGCGCCGTCAAAACGTCGACGGGCTCGGCGAACATCCGCGCCGCCGCGGCACCCTCGGCGCGCGCATCGTCGAGCAGCACGAAGGGCGGGCAGCCCGGCCCCGGAAGCGGGATCGCCTCGCCGCCCGTCATCGCTGTATCGTCATCGCTATGTCACGATACCGACCGCGCGCCCGCGATCAGCGGTCGCGTTTCATGCGGATGGTGCGACCGCCCTCGATCGACGCGAAATAGCTGCCCATCGTCGCGACCTTGATCTTGACCTTCTGGCCTGCCTTGGGCTGGCGTGGCAGCCGCGTCGTGTCGATCTGCGTCCACACCGCGTCATCTTCCATCGCCAGCGTATATTTGCCCGAGCGGTCCATGCTCACCGAACGGATCGTCGTTTCGATTTCCTTGACCTCATCCTCGTCGCCGCCGAAAATCCCGCCGAGCTTGGGGAAGGAAAAACCGAACAGCCCGCGCCGCGCCTTCTTGGCAGTCTCGCGATCGGTGAAGGTGATCTCGCGCGCCTGGTCGGCACTCGACAATTCGCCGACTTCGCGGTCGAAACAGGCGAGCCGCGCCGCCGGGTCGGCGATGTCGCGGCACGCGTAAAGTTCCTGGATCTGCGCCGGAGGCTCAGAGGGCAACTTGTCCTTCGCGGCGACCGGGGCGGCGAGCGCGCCGGCGAGAAGGACGAGCGGCGCGGCGACACGCGATGACAGCTGCAGCATGGCAAAACCCCTGGCGAGAACGATATGCGCTGCCTAGCCGCCCCGACTGCGCGCCGCAAGCGAGCCCGGTTGCAAATCACCGCTTACTGACCCTAGTGTAAGGAACCCCGCGCATATCGAGAGGATTCCATCACCCCATGGACAGCCATTTTTCCTGGTCGACCGGCTATAATCACCCCACCGACTGGGATCAGGCCTTCGCGCCGCTGTCGCTCCCCGACATGCTGGCCGCCAGCGTCGCGCGGCGCGGCGATGCCCCGATGCTCGACTTCATGGGGCGCCAGTTCGGCTATGCCGAGGTCGCACGCGGCGCGGCGCGCGTCGCGCGCGGGCTGCAACAGCGCGGGATCGGCAAGGGCAGCCGCGTCGGCCTCTTCCTGCCCAACGTCCCCCATTATGTCGCGGCCTATTATGGCGCGCTCGCTGCCGGCGCGACGGTGGTCAATTTCTCGCCACTCTACACCGTCGCCGAACTCGAGGCGCAGGTCGAGGATTCGGGCACCGACACGCTGTTCACGATCAGCGCCGCGGCGCTGCTGCCCACCGCGCTCGAGGTGCTCGACGGGTCGAGCCTCAAGCAGCTCGTCGTCGGATCGGTCGCCGGCGGGCTCCCCACGGCGAAGTCGGTTCTCTATCGCCTGTTCAAGCGCAGCGAGGTCGCAGCGTTGCCCGCCGACCCGCGCATCATCCGCTTCTCGGCGCTCACCGACAACGACGGCAAGCCCGATCCGGTCACGATCGACCCCGAAAAGGACATCGCGCTGATCCAATATACCGGCGGCACGACCGGGACGCCGAAAGGCGCCAAGCTGACGCACCAGAATCTTACCGCCAACGCGCGGCAGGTGAATGCCATCGACCCCGACCATGAAGCCGAGGACCGCATCCTCGGCGTCCTCCCCTTCTTCCACGTCTTCGCGAACACCTGCGTGCTCAACCGCACCGTGCTCAACGGCGGCACGATCACGATGCTGCCGCGCTTCGATGCGAAACAGGCGCTTCAGGCGATTACGCGAACGAAGACGACCGCGCTGCCCGGCGTGCCGACGATGTATCAGGCGCTGCTCGATCATCCCGACCTCACGAGGACCGACTTCTCCAGCTTGCGCATCTGTATCTCGGGCGGCGCACCGATGCCCGCCGAGCTGCGTGAGAAATTCGTCGCCGCCACCGGCGCCGCGCTCGTCGAAGGCTATGGCCTCACCGAAAGTTCGGGCGTCGTCGCGACCAATCCCTATGAGGGGCCGGTGCGCGCCGGCACGATCGGCCAGCCGATCCCCGCAACGCAGATCCGCCTGCTCGACAAGGAAGACCCGTCAAGGGATGCGCCCGACGGCGAACCCGGCGAGCTCGCCGTCAAGGGCCCGCAGATCATGCAGGGATACTGGAACCGCCCCGAGGCGGACAAGGACAGCTTCACCGACGATGGCTGGCTACGCACCGGCGACGTCGCCGTGGTCGAGGATGGTGGCTATATCCGCATCGTCGACCGGCTGAAGGACATGATCGCGGTCGGCGGGTTCAAGGTATACCCCAGCGTGATCGAGGCGCATCTCTACGAACATCCGGCGGTCAAGGAAGCGATCGTCCTCGGCGTCCCCGACGCCTATCGCGGCGAGGCGCCGAAGGCTTTTGTGACGATCGAGGAGGGCTTCGACGTCAGCGGCGAGGCGCTCGCCGCGTGGCTCAACCCCAAGCTCGGCAAGCATGAGCGGGTGAACGCGGTCGAGGTGCGACTGAACCTGCCCAAAACAATGATCGGCAAGCTCGACCGCAAGGCGTTGCGGGCGGAAGAGGGGAGCCGGTGAACGGCCTCTATCGCTACCCCGCCTTCGCAGGGGTGACGGTCTAAAGTTTATTACAATGACAATGAGACATTGTAACCTCTGTCATGTTATGCCATATCCAGCATCGCAATTGCCCCAATGGAGAATCGGGTGACCCATGTCGCCAGCCCTGCCCCTGCCCCTGCCCTGACGCGCCTCGGCGCGCTGGTAAGGGCTGCGCGCGATTCGCGGCCGCTGACCTCGCTTTCGGGCGATCAGCTGGCGATGGGCCTGTCGGGGCTCTGCCTCGTCCACTGCCTTGCAACGACCATTTTCTTCGCCTCGATCGCCTCGGTCGGCGGGGTGTTTCTCGACAATCACCTGTTCCACGAGATCGGACTGATCATCGCGATCGGCTTCGCGCTCATCACGCTCGTCTCGGGCGTGCTCAGTCACGGCTATATGATGCCCTTCGCGGTCGGCAGCTTCGGGCTCGGCATGATGGCGGGCGCGCTGTCGCGGCCGCACGACGGCAGCGAAGTGATCGCGACGATGATCGGCGTTGCGGTCGTCGCGCTGGGTCACGACCTCAACCGCCGCGCGCGGCACTGATCCCACCGCATCGGAGATGTCCGCAACTTGCGGGCGCTGCGCAAACAGCCTACATTACATCCTGGTTAGCGCGGGATTTCCCACGCCTGAGGAAACGCCAATGGGCAAGCATGATCATCCGCACGTCGAGGCCAGCGGCGCCTCGCTCGCCAGGGCGGCGCAGACCGCGCTCGAGGGCGCGGGCGAAGCCTGGACCGACATGCGCGCCGAGATTTTCGACGCGGTCGCCGAAATCGGCAAGCCGGCGAGCGCCTATGAAATCGCCGACATCGTCTCGCAGAAGCGCGGCAAGCGCGTCGCGCCGAACAGCGTCTATCGCATCCTCGACCTGTTCGTCGCGAACAACCTCGTCCGCCGCGTCGAAAGCGCCAACGCCTTCGTCGCGAACAGCCATCCGGGCTGCCTCCACGACTGCATCTTCCTGATCTGCGATACGTGCGGCAGCGCGGTGCATGTCGACGACGACAAATTGTCGACCGGCGTCCGCGCCGCCGCGAACGCAACCGGCTTCGCCGCCGAGCGCCCCGTGATCGAGGTGCGCGGCAAATGCGCCGAGTGCCAATAAGGTGAGCCGCCGCGCTCCACCGGACATTTAGAGGGTGGCTGGGGGGCTTCAGCATTGGATCGAGGAACAGCGGACGCGCCCGCCCGCGCCGACGCGTGCCTGGGCCTGGGCGCTGGCCTTCGGGATCGCAACGCTGCTCTTCGGCTTCTATCTGGGGCAGGTTTTCCCGCAAACGGGGCATGACATCGCGCCGGGCTATGGTTCGCCGGTGCTCGCGTTCGAATTCGCGGGCAGCCAGAGCGACCTCGAAGCGATCTTCGGCTTCTTCACCGACCCGCAGCAGGTGACGCGCCTCGCCGCGATGCGCGCGGGCAACGAAGGCGACTATCTCTACATGCTGCTCTACGCGGGCTTTCTAGCCAGCGGCTGCTTCGCGCTGTGGCGCGAGCTTCGGCTGCGCGCGCTCCTTGCCACCAGCTTGCTGCCCGTCGCGGCGGCGCTCTGCGACGCATGGGAGAACTGGCTGCTCCTCGACATCCAGGCGGCCTTCACGCTCGGCGACTATTCGCCCGCGATGGCGAGCCTTCCCTATCCGGTCGCCGCCAAGTTCCTGCTGCTTTCGGCGACCAACGTCATGATCGGCGCGGCGGCCACGCGCCTCGGGCGCTGGTGGGCGCTGTTCGGCACGCTCGCGATCCTCGCGGCGATCCCGACCGTCATGGCGATCATCACCCCCGCCGCCTTCGCCTGGGCCCTGATCCCCTCGGCTGCGGCCGGCTGGCTGCTGCTGCTCGCGCTCGCCGTGGCGGGGAGTTGGCGGGCGTTGGCGCACAAACGCCCTCTCGCCGACTGGAGCGAAGCCGCGCCCGCCCCCGCTACCCCCGACGCCGCCCCGCCCGCCCGGCGCGTCTTCGGCCGCCGCCGCACCTGAGCCCCTTCCCACTCCGGCGATGCGGGTCTAGGGAAGCCCGCGAATCCTGAAAAAGGGCGAAGGGCTGCACATGAACACCGTGATCATCCGCGAAGACGACCTCATCGAAACGATCGCCGACGCACTCCAGTACATCAGCTATTTCCACCCGATGGACTATATCCGCGCGCTCGGCGCCGCCTATGAACGCGAAGTGTCGCCGGCCGCGAAGGACGCGATGGCGCAGATATTGTCGAACAGCCGCATGTGCGCCGAGGGGCACCGCCCGATCTGCCAGGACACCGGCATCGTCACCGTCTTCATCAAATGGGGCATGGACTGCCGCCTCGACAGCCCGCGCAGCCTGCAGCAGGTGGTCGATGAGGGCGTGCGCAAGGCCTATCTCCACCCCGAAAACAAGCTGCGCGCCTCGATCCTCGCCGACCCCGCATTCAGCCGCGTCAATACGAAGGACAACACGCCCTCGGTGCTCAACGTCGAGATGGTCCCCGGCGCAAAAGTCCACATCGACGTCGCTGCAAAGGGCGGCGGCAGCGAGAATAAGTCGAAGTTCAAGATGATGAACCCGTCCGACAGCATCGTCGACTGGGTGCTCGAAATGGTGCCGCAGATGGGCGCCGGCTGGTGCCCGCCCGGCATGCTCGGTATCGGCATCGGCGGCACCGCCGAAAAGGCGATGCTGCTCGCCAAGCAGTCGCTGATGGACCCGATCGACATGACCGAGCTGCTCGCGCGCGGGCCGGCGAGTCCGACCGAGGAATTGCGCATCGAGCTCTATGAAAAGGTCAACGCGCTCGGCATCGGCGCGCAGGGCCTCGGCGGCCTCGCGACCGTGCTCGACGTCAAGATCGCCGACTGGCCGACCCACGCCGCGTCGAAGCCCGTCGCGATGATCCCGAACTGCGCCGCGACGCGCCATGCCCACGTTACGCTCGACGGCAGCGGCCCCGCCTTCCTCGAACCGCCGGTGCTCGCGGACTATCCGCAGATCGACTGGCAGCCCGACACGGCCGCAATCCGCGTCGATCTCGACAATCTCACCCCCGAAGTCGTCGCGAGCTGGAAACAGGGCGACCGGCTTTTGCTCAACGGCAAGATGCTCACCGGCCGCGACGCCGCGCACAAGCGCATCGCCGACATGCTCGCCAAGGGCGAGGAGCTGCCCGTCACCTTCCGCGACCGCGTCATCTATTATGTCGGCCCTGTTGACCCAGTCGGCGAGGAAATCGTCGGCCCCGCGGGCCCGACCACCGCAACGCGCATGGACAAATTCATGGACATGATGCTGGGTCAGGGCCTGCTCGCCTGCGTCGGCAAAGCCGAACGCGGCCCCGCCGCGACGCAATCGATCGCCAAGCACAAGAGCGCCTATCTGATGGCGGTCGGCGGCGCCGCCTATCTCGTGTCGCGCGCGATTAAAGGCAGCCAGGTCGTCGGCTTCGCCGACCTTGGCATGGAAGCGATCTACGAATTCGAGGTCAGCGATTTCCCCGTCACCGTCGCGGTCGACAGCAAAGGCCAGAACGTCCACGTCAACGCGCCGATGCTGTGGCAGAAGCGGATCAAGGACGAAGGGTTGCTGGAGAAGGCGTGAGCTTCCTCCTCCTCCGCCGTCCTCCAGAATCGTAACGGCAAGTTCCGGACACACGCTTGCGTTTCGCTGCCGATCCGGCACATTGCTTCGCATACGAAGCAGGCAGGGGACGCAGCATGGATTTCCGTAACGTCGACAAGCTGAACCGCCGCGACATGATTCGCGGCACCGCGATGCTCGGGGCGGGCGCCGCCTTCATGCAGCCCGTCCCGCTCTGGGCGCAGTCGGGCACGATGGCGGATATCCGCAAAGCCGCCGAAGCCGGCAAGGACGCCTCGATCAAGCGCATCCGCGACTGGATCGCCCTCCCCTCGATCGCCGCCGAGAACCGCAGCATGGCCGAGGGTGCGGCCTATATGGCCGAGCTCGCGAAGGACGCGGGCTTCACCAATGTCGAAATCGTGCCGACCGACGGCCACCCCGGCGTGTTCGGCACGATCGACGTCGGCGCACCGCGCACGCTCGGCATCTATTTCATGTATGACGTCAAGCAGTTCGACCCCGCCGAATGGTCGTCGC
This genomic interval from Sphingopyxis chilensis contains the following:
- a CDS encoding fumarate hydratase, whose amino-acid sequence is MNTVIIREDDLIETIADALQYISYFHPMDYIRALGAAYEREVSPAAKDAMAQILSNSRMCAEGHRPICQDTGIVTVFIKWGMDCRLDSPRSLQQVVDEGVRKAYLHPENKLRASILADPAFSRVNTKDNTPSVLNVEMVPGAKVHIDVAAKGGGSENKSKFKMMNPSDSIVDWVLEMVPQMGAGWCPPGMLGIGIGGTAEKAMLLAKQSLMDPIDMTELLARGPASPTEELRIELYEKVNALGIGAQGLGGLATVLDVKIADWPTHAASKPVAMIPNCAATRHAHVTLDGSGPAFLEPPVLADYPQIDWQPDTAAIRVDLDNLTPEVVASWKQGDRLLLNGKMLTGRDAAHKRIADMLAKGEELPVTFRDRVIYYVGPVDPVGEEIVGPAGPTTATRMDKFMDMMLGQGLLACVGKAERGPAATQSIAKHKSAYLMAVGGAAYLVSRAIKGSQVVGFADLGMEAIYEFEVSDFPVTVAVDSKGQNVHVNAPMLWQKRIKDEGLLEKA
- a CDS encoding AMP-binding protein — its product is MDSHFSWSTGYNHPTDWDQAFAPLSLPDMLAASVARRGDAPMLDFMGRQFGYAEVARGAARVARGLQQRGIGKGSRVGLFLPNVPHYVAAYYGALAAGATVVNFSPLYTVAELEAQVEDSGTDTLFTISAAALLPTALEVLDGSSLKQLVVGSVAGGLPTAKSVLYRLFKRSEVAALPADPRIIRFSALTDNDGKPDPVTIDPEKDIALIQYTGGTTGTPKGAKLTHQNLTANARQVNAIDPDHEAEDRILGVLPFFHVFANTCVLNRTVLNGGTITMLPRFDAKQALQAITRTKTTALPGVPTMYQALLDHPDLTRTDFSSLRICISGGAPMPAELREKFVAATGAALVEGYGLTESSGVVATNPYEGPVRAGTIGQPIPATQIRLLDKEDPSRDAPDGEPGELAVKGPQIMQGYWNRPEADKDSFTDDGWLRTGDVAVVEDGGYIRIVDRLKDMIAVGGFKVYPSVIEAHLYEHPAVKEAIVLGVPDAYRGEAPKAFVTIEEGFDVSGEALAAWLNPKLGKHERVNAVEVRLNLPKTMIGKLDRKALRAEEGSR
- a CDS encoding MerC domain-containing protein, giving the protein MTHVASPAPAPALTRLGALVRAARDSRPLTSLSGDQLAMGLSGLCLVHCLATTIFFASIASVGGVFLDNHLFHEIGLIIAIGFALITLVSGVLSHGYMMPFAVGSFGLGMMAGALSRPHDGSEVIATMIGVAVVALGHDLNRRARH
- a CDS encoding Fur family transcriptional regulator: MGKHDHPHVEASGASLARAAQTALEGAGEAWTDMRAEIFDAVAEIGKPASAYEIADIVSQKRGKRVAPNSVYRILDLFVANNLVRRVESANAFVANSHPGCLHDCIFLICDTCGSAVHVDDDKLSTGVRAAANATGFAAERPVIEVRGKCAECQ